From Carya illinoinensis cultivar Pawnee chromosome 5, C.illinoinensisPawnee_v1, whole genome shotgun sequence, one genomic window encodes:
- the LOC122310804 gene encoding uncharacterized protein LOC122310804 gives MSGKSRDRITITLGRSGQVVKRGGQVSDVSYADSLPAAGTKRSVRDRIGSNVHSSLSNGSELYNKRQRGDISMPSLGANGSNDVRIGRDDLRFKLMKKNASRRVHDDDDQKRVDLREKLSKNIRPRLTFDSRQRFVEPKDTGFLGRIASTRSPDDLPRMDSMRASYSTWTLDDLRRRSPDRALGIGTSRGLSPPRNVEELHGRPLKRTTDNIRAVQYMRKDVFDTSRPMSTTPFMAKPAIPPVPAKPVPPPLGQLPPPNGIGQSISYAGDEQQTIDGLLQSLGLGKYAIIFKAEEVDITALKQMGENDLKELGIPMGPRKKILLALLPRSKRQP, from the exons ATGTCCGGGAAGTCGAGGGACCGAATCACCATTACTCTTGGCCGCAGTGGCCAG GTAGTAAAGAGGGGTGGTCAAGTATCGGATGTTTCGTATGCTGATTCTCTGCCTGCAGCTGGGACTAAGCGGTCGGTCAGAGATAGAATAGGAAGTAATGTGCATAGTTCCTTATCAAATGGAAGCGAACTCTACAACAAACG ACAACGGGGAGATATTAGTATGCCAAGTTTGGGTGCTAATGGTTCAAATG ATGTACGCATTGGTAGAGATGACCTCCGATTTAAACTCATGAAAAAGAATGCATCTAGAAGAGTTcacgatgatgatgatcagaaGCGTGTTGACCTACGTGAGAAGTTGTCAAAGAACATTCGGCCCCGCTTAACTTTTGATTCAAGGCAGCGCTTTGTGGAACCTAAAGACACAGGCTTCTTGGGGCGAATTGCTTCTACAAGAAGTCCAGATGATTTGCCTCGGATGGATTCAATGAGAGCTTCTTATTCTACATGGACTTTGGATGATTTGAGACGAAGATCACCAGATAGAGCTCTAGGTATAGGTACCTCTAGGGGTCTCTCCCCACCTAGGAATGTGGAAGAACTGCATGGAAGGCCATTGAAAAGGACAACTGACAACATAAGGGCAGTTCAATATATGAGGAAAGATGTTTTTGATACTTCACGACCCATGAGTACTACCCCTTTCATGGCAAAACCTGCTATACCTCCTGTACCTGCGAAGCCTGTGCCGCCTCCTCTTGGACAACTTCCTCCACCGAATGGCATTGGACAAAGTATTTCATATGCG GGTGATGAACAGCAAACTATTGATGGCTTGTTACAGTCTCTGGGTTTGGGAAAATATGCAATTATTTTCAAAGCCGAggaa GTGGATATCACTGCATTGAAGCAGATGGGGGAAAATGACCTCAAAGAACTTGGAATACCTatg GGGCCAAGAAAAAAGATTCTTCTTGCTCTTTTGCCTCGATCCAAACGACAACCATGA